Proteins from a genomic interval of Streptomyces sp. Tu6071:
- a CDS encoding glycoside hydrolase family 2, with product MHSHLDVAGHPRPQLVRDPDWRDLCGTWQFAHDDADQGRRARWMAPETTAPWTRAITVPYPPESPASGIHATDPHPVLWYRRTLDVTAPAPGRRLLLHFGAVDHRAEVWLDGHLAGRHEGGHTGFTCDLTDLVTAEGPHVLVVRAEDRPDAAQPRGKQDWRAEPHVIWYHRTSGIWQPVWLEEVPEQHLTALHWESDIAHARVRCRTRLDRWPDQPLDLTLRLRLGDRLLAEQRVRLEGPENEIDIAVPALRHGQDLDDLLWSPEHPHLVDATLELTDAGSGALVDRVHSYLGLRDIGWDDGVFLLNHKPCFLRFALQQGYWPASHLSASAAELREEAELAKSIGLNGLRLHQKIEDPRFLYWADRLGLMLWGEMPSAYAFGTPTVERVTAEWTAAVLRDVSHPSLVAWVPVNESWSVPHPAEVPAQRHFMDALYHLTKALDPSRPAVSNDGWEISAADIWGVHDYTQNAWDLRERYGRPVRAGAFGEQWPGARRLLLDGVRHTGQPVVLSEFGGATFVPEESAPWFGYDTVESPEDFAERLASLVSAAEDSGLAGYCYTQFTDTLQETNGLLDAARRPKIERETLRAILSGRARS from the coding sequence ATGCACAGCCACCTCGACGTCGCCGGCCACCCCCGGCCGCAGCTCGTCCGCGACCCGGACTGGCGCGACCTCTGCGGTACGTGGCAGTTCGCCCACGACGACGCCGACCAGGGCCGCCGCGCCCGCTGGATGGCCCCGGAGACCACCGCGCCGTGGACCCGCGCCATCACCGTCCCGTACCCGCCCGAGTCGCCCGCCTCGGGCATCCACGCCACGGACCCGCACCCCGTCCTGTGGTACCGGCGCACCCTCGACGTGACCGCCCCCGCGCCCGGCCGCCGCCTCCTGCTCCACTTCGGCGCCGTCGACCACCGCGCCGAGGTGTGGCTCGACGGGCACCTCGCGGGCCGCCACGAGGGCGGGCACACCGGCTTCACCTGCGACCTCACCGACCTCGTGACCGCCGAGGGGCCGCACGTCCTCGTCGTGCGCGCCGAGGACCGGCCGGACGCGGCGCAGCCGCGCGGCAAACAGGACTGGCGCGCCGAGCCGCACGTCATCTGGTACCACCGCACCTCCGGCATCTGGCAGCCCGTCTGGCTGGAGGAGGTCCCCGAGCAGCACCTCACCGCGCTGCACTGGGAGAGCGACATCGCCCACGCCCGCGTCCGCTGCCGCACCCGCCTGGACCGCTGGCCCGACCAGCCCCTCGACCTGACGCTCCGGCTGCGCCTCGGGGACCGCCTCCTCGCCGAGCAGCGCGTACGGCTCGAAGGGCCCGAGAACGAAATCGACATCGCCGTGCCCGCCCTGCGCCACGGCCAGGACCTCGACGACCTGCTGTGGAGCCCCGAGCACCCGCACCTCGTCGACGCGACGCTCGAACTGACCGACGCGGGGAGCGGCGCTCTCGTCGACCGGGTCCACTCCTACCTCGGGCTGCGCGACATCGGCTGGGACGACGGGGTCTTCCTCCTCAACCACAAGCCGTGCTTCCTGCGCTTCGCCCTCCAGCAGGGCTACTGGCCCGCCTCGCACCTCTCCGCCTCGGCGGCCGAACTGCGCGAGGAGGCCGAACTCGCCAAGTCCATCGGCCTCAACGGCCTGCGCCTGCACCAGAAGATCGAGGACCCGCGCTTCCTGTACTGGGCCGACCGGCTCGGCCTCATGCTGTGGGGTGAGATGCCCTCCGCGTACGCCTTCGGGACGCCCACCGTCGAACGTGTCACGGCCGAGTGGACCGCCGCCGTCCTGCGCGACGTCAGCCACCCCTCCCTCGTCGCCTGGGTACCCGTCAACGAGTCCTGGTCGGTGCCGCACCCCGCCGAGGTCCCGGCCCAGCGTCACTTCATGGACGCGCTCTACCACCTCACCAAGGCCCTCGACCCGTCCCGTCCCGCCGTCTCCAACGACGGCTGGGAGATCTCCGCCGCCGACATCTGGGGCGTGCACGACTACACCCAGAACGCGTGGGACCTGCGCGAGCGCTACGGCAGGCCCGTCCGCGCCGGCGCCTTCGGCGAGCAGTGGCCGGGCGCCCGGCGGCTGCTGCTCGACGGGGTGCGGCACACCGGACAGCCCGTCGTGCTCAGCGAGTTCGGCGGGGCGACCTTCGTGCCCGAGGAGAGCGCGCCGTGGTTCGGGTACGACACGGTGGAGAGCCCGGAGGACTTCGCCGAACGCCTCGCCTCACTCGTCTCGGCCGCCGAGGACTCCGGGCTCGCGGGCTACTGCTACACGCAGTTCACCGACACGCTCCAGGAGACCAACGGACTGCTCGACGCCGCCCGCCGCCCCAAGATCGAACGGGAGACCCTGCGCGCCATCCTCTCCGGACGCGCGCGCTCCTGA
- a CDS encoding carbohydrate ABC transporter permease, protein MNTLTKRWLPHTVALVCLLLLLYPLGWLAATSLKPATEVATSLKLWPSHFEWSNYTTALDGVSGVPVGRLLGNSLLIAGGAVLGNVLSCSLAAYAFARLRFRMRKPMFGFMVATLMLPHHVVLIPQYIIFNRLGLVDTYWPLILPKFLATEAFFVFLVVQFMRGLPRELEESARIDGCGAFRTYWAITLPLSRPALITTAIFTFIWTWNDFFTQMIYLFAPEKFTITLALRSFVDQSSTSAYGPMFAMSVISVLPIVLFFAVFQRYLVQGMATSGLKG, encoded by the coding sequence GTGAACACGCTCACGAAACGCTGGCTGCCGCACACCGTCGCCCTGGTGTGCCTGCTCCTCCTGCTCTACCCGCTCGGCTGGCTCGCCGCCACCTCGCTCAAACCGGCCACCGAGGTCGCCACGAGCCTCAAGCTGTGGCCCAGCCACTTCGAGTGGTCCAACTACACGACGGCGCTCGACGGCGTCTCCGGCGTCCCGGTCGGCCGCCTGCTCGGCAACAGCCTGCTCATCGCGGGCGGCGCCGTGCTCGGCAACGTCCTGTCCTGCTCGCTGGCCGCCTACGCCTTCGCCCGGCTGCGGTTCCGGATGCGCAAGCCGATGTTCGGCTTCATGGTGGCGACGCTCATGCTGCCCCACCACGTCGTCCTGATCCCGCAGTACATCATCTTCAACCGGCTCGGCCTGGTGGACACCTACTGGCCGCTCATCCTGCCGAAGTTCCTCGCCACCGAGGCGTTCTTCGTCTTCCTCGTCGTCCAGTTCATGCGCGGACTGCCGCGCGAACTGGAGGAGTCGGCGCGCATCGACGGCTGCGGCGCCTTCCGCACCTACTGGGCCATCACGCTGCCGCTGAGCAGGCCCGCGCTGATCACCACGGCCATCTTCACCTTCATCTGGACCTGGAACGACTTCTTCACGCAGATGATCTACCTCTTCGCGCCGGAGAAGTTCACCATCACGCTCGCGCTGCGCAGCTTCGTGGACCAGTCGAGCACGTCCGCCTACGGGCCGATGTTCGCGATGTCCGTCATCTCCGTCCTGCCCATCGTGCTCTTCTTCGCCGTCTTCCAGCGCTACCTCGTCCAGGGCATGGCCACCTCCGGACTGAAGGGCTGA
- a CDS encoding carbohydrate ABC transporter permease — MSVLTTRPPDRTAGPPAPRKGRARRRREQQWPAYVFLSPWMIGAVALTLVPMAVSLYLSFTDYNLFDPPHWVGLRNYTEMLTEDPRYWRSVGTTLLYVVVAVPLKLGLALGVAMLLRNLGRGRAFYRSAFYAPSLLGASMSIALVWRALFNDGGTVARVLDAVGIHTGGWVGNPDYAVFAVVLLTVWQFGAPMVIFLAGLQQISPDLYEAAALDGAGRWRQFLSVTVPMLSPVVFFNLVLETIQSFQVFTPAFAISGGDGGPADSTLFYTLYLYERGFTASHMGYAAAMAWMLLLAIGAVTLILFRTSRSWVFYADEEDR; from the coding sequence ATGAGCGTCCTGACCACCCGGCCCCCGGACCGCACCGCCGGGCCGCCCGCCCCGAGGAAGGGCCGCGCCCGGCGCCGCCGCGAACAGCAGTGGCCCGCCTACGTCTTCCTCTCCCCGTGGATGATCGGCGCCGTCGCGCTGACCCTCGTCCCGATGGCGGTCTCCCTCTACCTGTCCTTCACCGACTACAACCTCTTCGACCCGCCGCACTGGGTCGGGCTGCGCAACTACACCGAGATGCTCACCGAGGACCCCCGCTACTGGCGGTCCGTCGGCACGACGCTCCTCTACGTCGTCGTCGCCGTCCCGCTCAAGCTGGGCCTCGCCCTCGGCGTGGCGATGCTCCTGAGGAACCTCGGCCGGGGCCGCGCCTTCTACCGCTCCGCGTTCTACGCGCCCTCGCTGCTCGGCGCGAGCATGTCCATCGCGCTCGTGTGGCGCGCCCTGTTCAACGACGGCGGCACCGTCGCGCGCGTCCTGGACGCGGTCGGCATCCACACCGGGGGCTGGGTCGGCAACCCGGACTACGCCGTCTTCGCGGTCGTCCTGCTCACCGTGTGGCAGTTCGGGGCACCCATGGTCATCTTCCTGGCCGGGCTTCAGCAGATCTCGCCCGACCTCTACGAGGCGGCGGCCCTCGACGGCGCCGGCCGCTGGCGGCAGTTCCTCTCCGTCACCGTGCCGATGCTCTCGCCCGTCGTCTTCTTCAACCTCGTCCTGGAAACCATCCAGTCCTTCCAGGTCTTCACCCCGGCCTTCGCCATCAGCGGCGGCGACGGCGGCCCGGCCGACTCGACGCTCTTCTACACCCTGTACCTCTACGAACGCGGCTTCACCGCCTCCCACATGGGCTACGCCGCCGCCATGGCCTGGATGCTGCTCCTCGCCATCGGGGCCGTCACCCTCATCCTCTTCCGCACCTCGCGGTCGTGGGTCTTCTACGCGGACGAGGAGGACCGGTGA
- a CDS encoding ABC transporter substrate-binding protein has product MPEPPVLRPRRRTFLALSTLGATAALAPLSACSSDDAGGGKGVTLTFSWWGNDDRASRTNNAVKLFEKEHPGITVRTSNADFGSYLTKLATQAAGGGVPDVVQLDYRQISQYAAGDALARLDEPIDAGTIRTDEMDDSFLRTGTYQGRQYALPMGRGITGYAYDSHLYAKAGITTPEPSWTWEEWADANVRIHRLGLHGPDGRTVTGSNDGGTNEDVFEDWLRSRGGQLYEDQRRLAFSERDLTAFWTFCDTLRKEGAVAAARDTTQAKSTETSPMGRGLAAADFTWDAPFPGYPALLGEQVHYGPVPTTGGRAGAYFKPSMLIGIGAHSAHPKEAAQLVDFLLNDHRAGDILGFSRSTPPNRAVAARVATTLKGAEREIYRYAQAMEKYGLADPPTAPPRGDLAVQAAFGRTYQRVMFGLSTPRQAARELIDQANRELRQ; this is encoded by the coding sequence ATGCCCGAGCCACCCGTCCTCCGGCCCCGCCGACGGACCTTCCTCGCCCTGAGCACCCTCGGTGCCACCGCCGCCCTCGCCCCGCTCTCCGCCTGCTCCTCGGACGACGCGGGCGGCGGCAAGGGCGTCACGCTCACCTTCTCCTGGTGGGGCAACGACGACCGCGCCTCCCGGACGAACAACGCCGTCAAGCTCTTCGAGAAGGAACACCCCGGCATCACCGTCCGCACCTCCAACGCCGACTTCGGCTCCTACCTCACGAAGCTCGCCACCCAGGCGGCGGGCGGCGGCGTCCCCGACGTCGTGCAGCTCGACTACCGGCAGATCTCCCAGTACGCGGCGGGCGACGCCCTCGCCCGCCTGGACGAGCCGATCGACGCGGGCACCATCCGCACCGACGAGATGGACGACTCCTTCCTGCGCACCGGCACCTACCAGGGCCGCCAGTACGCGCTGCCCATGGGGCGCGGCATCACCGGCTACGCCTACGACTCCCACCTCTACGCCAAGGCCGGGATCACCACCCCCGAGCCCTCCTGGACCTGGGAGGAGTGGGCGGACGCCAACGTGCGCATCCACCGCCTCGGGCTGCACGGCCCCGACGGACGCACCGTCACGGGTTCCAACGACGGCGGCACCAATGAGGACGTCTTCGAGGACTGGCTGCGCAGCCGGGGCGGGCAGCTCTACGAGGACCAGCGCCGCCTCGCCTTCAGCGAGCGCGACCTCACCGCCTTCTGGACCTTCTGCGACACCCTGCGCAAGGAGGGCGCCGTCGCCGCCGCCCGGGACACGACCCAGGCCAAGAGCACCGAGACGAGCCCGATGGGCCGGGGACTGGCCGCCGCCGACTTCACGTGGGACGCGCCCTTCCCCGGCTACCCCGCCCTCCTGGGCGAGCAGGTCCACTACGGGCCCGTCCCCACCACCGGCGGACGCGCGGGCGCCTACTTCAAGCCGTCCATGCTCATCGGCATCGGTGCCCACTCCGCGCACCCGAAGGAAGCCGCGCAACTCGTCGACTTCCTGCTCAACGACCACCGCGCGGGCGACATTCTCGGCTTCTCCCGCTCCACCCCGCCCAACCGCGCCGTCGCCGCCCGCGTCGCCACCACCCTCAAGGGCGCCGAACGCGAGATCTACCGGTACGCGCAGGCCATGGAGAAGTACGGCCTCGCCGACCCGCCCACCGCCCCGCCCCGGGGCGACCTGGCCGTCCAGGCCGCCTTCGGGCGTACGTACCAGCGCGTCATGTTCGGCCTGTCCACCCCCCGGCAGGCCGCGCGCGAACTCATCGACCAGGCCAACCGGGAGCTGAGGCAATGA
- a CDS encoding cupin domain-containing protein, with protein MVSDTYEGFPGAVAVSRLSVYDWPTIDGHPGGGTPHLHLACTEGYVVVSGRGSVQTLTTSGYREDPLEAGAVVWFTPGTIHRLVNEDALRITVVMQNSGLPEAGDAVLTMPPELLTDPATYADAVRIPAEGTEEERAGTARRRRDLATRRFLALREATEQGDPAPLAAFHRAAAALVRPQLDAWRTRLREGAEAATRASGAQLAALREGNAEHLAHARVTATGPTARGRFGMCGRLDVYTGS; from the coding sequence GTGGTGAGCGACACGTACGAGGGCTTCCCCGGCGCCGTCGCCGTCTCCCGGCTCAGCGTCTACGACTGGCCCACGATCGACGGCCACCCCGGCGGCGGCACCCCGCACCTCCACCTCGCCTGCACCGAGGGCTACGTCGTCGTCTCCGGGCGCGGCAGCGTGCAGACCCTCACCACCTCCGGCTACCGCGAGGACCCCCTCGAAGCGGGCGCCGTCGTCTGGTTCACACCGGGCACCATCCACCGCCTCGTCAACGAGGACGCGCTGCGCATCACCGTCGTGATGCAGAACAGCGGCCTGCCCGAGGCGGGCGACGCGGTGCTCACCATGCCACCCGAGCTGCTCACCGACCCCGCCACGTACGCGGACGCCGTCCGCATCCCCGCCGAGGGCACCGAGGAGGAACGGGCCGGGACCGCGCGCCGCCGCCGCGACCTCGCCACCCGCCGCTTCCTCGCCCTGCGCGAGGCCACCGAGCAGGGCGACCCCGCCCCGCTCGCCGCCTTCCACCGCGCCGCCGCCGCCCTCGTACGGCCCCAGCTCGACGCCTGGCGCACCCGCCTGCGGGAGGGCGCCGAGGCGGCCACCCGCGCGAGCGGCGCCCAGCTCGCCGCGCTCCGCGAGGGGAACGCCGAACACCTCGCCCACGCCCGCGTCACCGCGACCGGGCCCACCGCACGCGGCCGCTTCGGCATGTGCGGACGCCTCGACGTCTACACCGGAAGCTGA
- a CDS encoding PmoA family protein — MTLVLTHTHGDRVTLAHEASGTELLAYVYKPEDPWEAPKPYLHPLRTLSGALVTDYRPNDHRWHKGLQLTASHLSGQNLWGGNTYVHGEGYLALPERVGSMAHTGFGTVRAEGDRALIEETLTWHPHDTAVHWADERRRIEVVAGTDCWSLTWTSAVTNRHSEPLRFGSPTTHGRPDAGYTGLFWRGPRAFRGGETFTAESPAATTPGDEDGDRDLMGTQSDWLAYTGEHDGRDGHATLVFAHAPGNDHRGEAGTHPAHWFVRSEPFAAVAPSWAFHEELVLAPGDSFARTYRVTVADGRWDRDRVLAHFEEQPW; from the coding sequence ATGACCCTCGTACTGACCCACACCCACGGCGACCGCGTCACCCTCGCCCACGAGGCGAGCGGAACCGAACTCCTCGCCTACGTCTACAAGCCCGAGGACCCCTGGGAGGCGCCCAAGCCGTACCTGCACCCGCTGCGCACCCTCTCCGGCGCCCTCGTCACCGACTACCGGCCCAACGACCACCGCTGGCACAAGGGCCTGCAACTGACCGCCTCGCACCTCTCGGGGCAGAACCTGTGGGGCGGCAACACCTACGTGCACGGCGAGGGCTACCTCGCCCTGCCCGAGCGGGTCGGCTCGATGGCCCACACCGGCTTCGGGACCGTGCGCGCCGAGGGCGACCGCGCCCTCATCGAGGAGACGCTGACCTGGCACCCCCACGACACGGCGGTGCACTGGGCCGACGAGCGGCGCCGCATCGAGGTCGTGGCCGGCACCGACTGCTGGTCGCTCACCTGGACCTCCGCCGTCACCAACCGCCACAGCGAGCCGCTGCGCTTCGGCAGCCCCACCACCCACGGCCGCCCCGACGCCGGGTACACCGGGCTCTTCTGGCGCGGCCCGCGCGCCTTCCGGGGCGGCGAGACCTTCACCGCCGAGAGCCCCGCCGCCACGACCCCCGGCGACGAGGACGGGGACCGGGACCTGATGGGCACCCAGTCCGACTGGCTCGCCTACACCGGCGAGCACGACGGCCGCGACGGACACGCCACGCTCGTCTTCGCGCACGCGCCCGGCAACGACCACCGGGGCGAGGCGGGCACGCACCCCGCCCACTGGTTCGTACGCAGCGAGCCCTTCGCCGCTGTCGCCCCCTCGTGGGCCTTCCACGAGGAACTCGTCCTCGCGCCCGGCGACTCCTTCGCCCGCACCTACCGCGTCACCGTCGCCGACGGCCGCTGGGACCGCGACCGCGTCCTCGCCCACTTCGAGGAGCAGCCGTGGTGA
- a CDS encoding Gfo/Idh/MocA family protein, with product MSSPTRTPASPPPAPLRTAVVGTGGIARSSHLPALRTLAEEGATELVAAVDLDAASAASFAAEAGIAHSSTDLEATLAAVRPDLVVLSTPPAVHREQAIAALRAGAWVWCEKPPCPSLADLDAITAAEPGGERDPYLSIVFQHRFGSAARHVRRLLREGAFGRPLVAHCQTTWYRDTAYYAAPWRGRWATEGGGPAMGHGIHQTDLLLDLLGPWEEVRGMAGRLVHDVETEDVSTALVRFADGALATVVNSVLSPDEVSRIRIDCALATIEVTHLYGYRNADWRITPAPGVPEETVAAWRDFGPDEPSSHLAQLRALTTDILAGRRHPTSSEGARRTLEFVTALYKSAFTGDAVRAGEIAPGDPYYTALHGGAPGWAPAEAGENAA from the coding sequence ATGTCTTCGCCCACCCGCACCCCCGCCAGCCCCCCGCCCGCACCCCTGCGCACCGCGGTCGTCGGGACCGGCGGCATCGCGCGCTCCAGCCACCTGCCCGCGCTGCGCACCCTCGCCGAGGAGGGCGCGACCGAACTCGTCGCGGCGGTCGACCTCGACGCCGCCTCCGCCGCCTCCTTCGCCGCGGAAGCGGGGATCGCGCACTCCTCCACCGACCTCGAAGCGACCCTCGCCGCCGTCCGCCCCGACCTCGTCGTCCTGAGCACGCCCCCCGCCGTCCACCGCGAGCAGGCGATCGCCGCGCTGCGCGCCGGGGCCTGGGTGTGGTGCGAGAAGCCCCCGTGCCCCTCCCTCGCGGACCTCGACGCCATCACGGCCGCCGAGCCCGGGGGCGAGCGCGACCCGTACCTCTCCATCGTCTTCCAGCACCGCTTCGGCTCCGCAGCGCGCCACGTGCGCCGCCTGTTGCGCGAGGGCGCCTTCGGCAGGCCGCTCGTCGCCCACTGCCAGACCACCTGGTACCGCGACACCGCCTACTACGCGGCGCCCTGGCGCGGACGCTGGGCCACCGAGGGCGGCGGACCCGCGATGGGCCACGGCATCCACCAGACCGACCTCCTCCTCGACCTGCTCGGCCCCTGGGAGGAGGTGCGCGGCATGGCGGGCCGCCTCGTCCACGACGTCGAGACCGAGGACGTCTCGACCGCCCTCGTCCGCTTCGCCGACGGCGCCCTCGCCACCGTCGTCAACAGCGTCCTGAGCCCCGACGAGGTCAGCCGCATCCGCATCGACTGCGCCCTCGCCACCATCGAGGTCACGCACCTGTACGGCTACCGCAACGCGGACTGGCGCATCACGCCCGCCCCCGGCGTCCCCGAGGAGACCGTCGCCGCCTGGCGCGACTTCGGCCCCGACGAACCCAGCTCCCACCTCGCCCAGCTCCGCGCCCTCACCACCGACATCCTGGCCGGGCGCAGGCACCCCACCAGCAGCGAAGGCGCCCGCCGCACGCTGGAGTTCGTCACCGCCCTCTACAAGTCCGCCTTCACCGGGGACGCCGTGCGCGCCGGCGAGATCGCGCCGGGCGACCCCTACTACACCGCACTCCACGGCGGCGCCCCCGGCTGGGCCCCCGCCGAGGCAGGAGAGAACGCCGCATGA
- a CDS encoding LacI family DNA-binding transcriptional regulator — MAAVTLKDVAQRAGVSIKTVSNVVRGAPRVSESTRARVAKAVEELGYRPNPTARRLRTGRSGMIALVVPELVSPYFAELAQHVRTEATALGLTVLIEETLGDPAEELRLAGGVGASLLDGVILSPLHTTAEELAPVSGTFPLVLLGERSYARERVAADHVLIDNVAAAHAATAHLAALGRTRIAAIGHDRKGSATSRQRLEGFQRALHEAGLPFDPRLAPPVGEFDRRNGLEAMRALLALPPGSRPDAVSCFSDLLAFGARRALYEAGLRVPEDIALTGIDGTEEARYGTPSLTTVVPDKAAIAALAVKCLADRISATIPPPFEVHHAPHWLVERESTRGGRARVEG; from the coding sequence GTGGCAGCGGTGACACTCAAGGACGTGGCGCAGCGCGCGGGAGTGTCGATCAAAACGGTCTCCAACGTTGTACGCGGTGCGCCGCGTGTCTCCGAGTCGACGCGGGCGCGGGTCGCGAAGGCCGTGGAGGAGCTGGGGTACCGGCCCAATCCCACCGCGCGGCGGCTGCGCACGGGGCGCAGCGGCATGATCGCGCTCGTGGTACCGGAGCTGGTGAGCCCGTACTTCGCCGAACTCGCCCAGCACGTACGGACGGAGGCGACCGCGCTGGGCCTGACGGTCCTCATCGAGGAGACCCTCGGGGACCCGGCCGAGGAGTTGCGGCTCGCGGGCGGCGTGGGCGCCTCGCTCCTGGACGGCGTGATCCTCTCGCCGCTGCACACGACGGCCGAGGAACTCGCCCCCGTCTCCGGCACGTTCCCGCTCGTCCTGCTCGGCGAGCGCAGCTACGCGCGCGAGCGGGTCGCCGCCGACCACGTCCTCATCGACAACGTCGCCGCGGCGCACGCGGCCACCGCGCACCTCGCCGCGCTCGGCCGTACGCGCATCGCCGCCATCGGTCACGACCGCAAGGGCTCCGCGACGAGCCGCCAGCGCCTGGAGGGCTTCCAGCGGGCCCTGCACGAGGCCGGGCTGCCCTTCGACCCCCGGCTCGCCCCGCCCGTGGGCGAGTTCGACCGGCGCAACGGGCTGGAGGCGATGCGGGCGCTGCTCGCCCTGCCGCCGGGCAGCCGCCCGGACGCGGTGTCGTGCTTCAGCGACCTGCTCGCCTTCGGCGCGCGCCGGGCCCTCTACGAGGCGGGGCTGCGCGTCCCCGAGGACATCGCCCTGACCGGCATCGACGGCACCGAGGAAGCGCGCTACGGCACGCCGTCCCTGACGACGGTCGTGCCCGACAAGGCGGCCATCGCCGCACTCGCCGTGAAGTGCCTGGCCGACCGCATCAGCGCCACGATCCCACCCCCGTTCGAGGTGCACCACGCACCGCACTGGCTGGTCGAGCGGGAGTCGACACGGGGAGGGCGGGCGCGGGTGGAGGGGTGA
- a CDS encoding PP2C family protein-serine/threonine phosphatase, giving the protein MSESVTPPASRRRHRRVPRPAVLVPVLSMAALVAIDLVVPRSVHLGPLLAVAPALTAASAGPGTTAGVGVLAVALQFLLGVARSETETPNTAVQVAAVAVISLALVLYSRARSRRESELARVRAMAEATNDVLLRPPPARLGPLRIGCEYRAAGEVAQIGGDFYAVVRTREGTRLLIGDVRGKGLDALDDTALLLGAFRSASHLDLSLPGLAAHLDAALEWSNAQKGAGEDFATALLVDVPDAGEDIMLLSCGHPPPYVLRADGPEPLEAARPAPPLGLGVLDPDAWTVERYAFRPGETLLLYTDGVIEARDGEGAFYPLAQRLALIGGREEDRLARRVVDDVVRHTDDRLADDAALLCAYRAPG; this is encoded by the coding sequence ATGTCTGAGTCGGTCACCCCGCCCGCCTCCCGCCGTCGGCACCGGCGCGTCCCGCGTCCCGCCGTGCTGGTCCCGGTGCTGTCCATGGCGGCGCTCGTCGCGATCGACCTCGTCGTCCCCCGGTCGGTCCATCTGGGGCCGCTCCTCGCGGTCGCCCCGGCCCTCACGGCCGCCTCGGCCGGGCCCGGGACGACGGCGGGCGTGGGGGTGCTCGCCGTCGCCCTCCAGTTCCTGCTCGGCGTGGCGCGCTCGGAGACCGAGACCCCGAACACGGCGGTGCAGGTGGCCGCCGTCGCGGTGATCTCGCTGGCCCTCGTCCTCTACAGCCGGGCCCGCAGCCGCCGCGAGTCCGAACTGGCCCGGGTGCGCGCCATGGCCGAGGCCACCAACGACGTGCTGCTGCGCCCGCCGCCCGCCCGCCTGGGCCCGCTGCGGATCGGCTGCGAGTACCGTGCGGCCGGTGAAGTGGCGCAGATCGGCGGGGACTTCTACGCGGTGGTGCGCACCCGGGAGGGGACCCGGCTGCTGATCGGGGACGTACGGGGCAAGGGTCTCGACGCCCTGGACGACACCGCGCTCCTCCTCGGCGCCTTCCGCTCGGCCTCGCACCTCGACCTGAGCCTGCCCGGACTCGCCGCCCACCTCGACGCGGCGCTGGAGTGGAGCAACGCGCAGAAGGGCGCGGGCGAGGACTTCGCCACGGCCCTGCTCGTGGACGTGCCGGACGCGGGCGAGGACATCATGCTCCTCTCGTGCGGCCACCCGCCCCCGTACGTGCTCCGCGCGGACGGCCCGGAGCCGCTGGAGGCCGCCCGCCCGGCCCCTCCGCTGGGGCTCGGGGTCCTCGACCCGGACGCGTGGACGGTGGAGCGGTACGCCTTCCGCCCCGGCGAGACGCTGTTGCTCTACACGGACGGCGTGATCGAGGCCCGGGACGGCGAGGGCGCCTTCTACCCGCTCGCGCAGCGCCTCGCCCTCATCGGCGGGCGCGAGGAGGACCGCCTCGCGCGGCGGGTCGTGGACGACGTCGTCCGGCACACCGACGACCGCCTCGCCGACGACGCGGCCCTCCTGTGCGCGTACCGCGCGCCGGGCTGA